TTTAGAGGCCAATTTTTACTATTTGATGGATTATAATGAATTCGACGGCAACGGATTGGTCTGGATCTCACATTTCAAATATGATCTGGAAAAGAAATCCGATGTAGCTATAGAAATAGACAACTATGCACACGTGATCGTCAATGCCTTATTTGAGGACCAGGTGATTTTGGAGAGAGGGAATTAATCTGTAATATTGACTAATACCTTGACTAACTAAAACAACCAAATTTCAAGAAATCATGAAGAAAATTTCAATCCTTGTACTAGCTACAGCATGGCTGATTGGGTGTGACTCCTCCAAAGCAGTACAAGAGCAAAATGTAAAACTAATCGAATCCTATATCCAGGCGGTAGAGAATAAAGATTACGATACAATGGAATCTCTACTTGCTGAAAATTATGTCGGTATTGGCCCATCTGTTTCTGATACTACCACCAAGAAACTCGCACTTGAAGCCTGGAAGATCAATAGCAGTGAATTGTATGAGTCTATCAAGTATACCAAGTCCAGGGTTTTTCCTATATCTGTTGCAGGCGGAGATTATCCGGGAGAATGGGTTTCTAATTTTGCCTTGTTAGATATCAATTATAAAAATGGAAAATCCATAAACCTTTTGACCAACACTTCTTATAAAATTGAAGGTGGAAAAATCGTGAATAGCTTCACCTTTTACAATGAAGCAGACGCCTTGGAGCAACTCGATTATGTATTCATAGACCTCAACGATTTAAATCAATAACCAGATGAAGAATTTATTAACCTTACTATTAATATTGTTTGGATTGAATGCATTCGCGCAATCGGATCAAAACTTAGCGAAGGGCTTGGGGCTTTTTGTTTTCCCTGCGAAGGATCAAGATGAAGCTACACAAAACAATGACGAATACGCGTGCTACAAATGGGCTATGAAGGAGACCGGAGTCAATCCGTTGAACCCTCCTAAAGTAGAGGCCGAAAAAGTAGAAACCGGACCTGATGGTTCTGCCGTGGTTGGCGCAGCAGGAGGCGCAGCAGCAGGAGCTGCAATTGGTGCCATAGCAGGAGATACTGGAAAAGGCGCAGCCATTGGAGCTGTGGTAGGCGGTCTTCGAGGACGTAGGGCTCGCAAATATGGTGAGTACAAAGAAGCCGAGCAAAATCAAGCAGCAGCCAAAGCCACCGAAGAGGAAATGATGAATAACTTCAAAAAAGCCTTCACTGCCTGTATGACAGCTAAAGGCTATACCGTTCAATAGAACATTCATAACTAAAAGAAAAGGCTGTCCATGGACAGCCTTTTCTTTTATACATACAGTAAAGCAAATTAGATTAAATCCATTCTGCTTTACGATTAGTTCCTTTCATCTAACTAATTCTCCTCACCTTCTGTTGCTCCGTACTGGCGTCAATCATTTTGGCGTAACTCACTTTTTCGCCGGACGCTGATTCGTAATAGTAATGCACTCCCTCAAGCGTCAATGTGCATTCACCCAACTCATAGCGAAGTACTTCCACCCTATCCCCTTCATTCAACGGTTCTCCATTGATATCCAATAGTTGTGGAGCCTTTTTTTCTTTTTTCTTCTTCTTGAATAGTCCAAACATATAATTTCTTAAATAGTCATCAGAGTTCTCTACGAGTAACTCTGATGGACAAAGTAAATTCTTCTTCTCACTACGAAACGACTCAAAGAAACTCATATTTTCTCTCAGAGTCACCTAAAAGGGACTCTGAGAATTAAGGATAGCACCCGCCGTGAAACTCTGATTTAGCTACGCCGTTGTCGTCCGTGCTGGGTTGTCGCAAATTATTTATTTCTTATTATAAAATTGGCTGGTTATACTCTAATTTTATCCTCACAATAAGACCATAACTAAATCAACAAAATGAGATACTTAAGTCTAATCATAGCAGGCCTGTTTATTACAGCTTGTAACAGCAATCCAAAATCAAATACAGAAGCAGCATCTGAACCTACAGAAATTGAGGAAGTAGCTGCAGACATAGAAGAAACTACGGAAACACCAACCGTTAAATTCAAAAGCAAAGGCATACAAACCATCTACAGTGCTTACGAAAAACTCCGAGACGCTTTAGTAGCTACAGACTACGAAACAGCAAAAGCTTTTGCTAAAGATCTAAGTGAAGCTTTGAAAGCGGATGAAAGCACCTGGCAACAGGCCAGTATTGCAGATGGCATCATGAATGCAGGAGATGTAGAAAAGGCCCGAGCAGTATTTTCTGAGTTAAACAACTCTATGGAAAGCGTATTCGAAGGTGCTATTGAATCTGGTGAAATCAATAAGTGTTTCTGTCCTATGGCTTTAGACAATGAGGGCGCTTCCTGGTTTAGTACCACCAAAGAAATCAAGAACCCATATTTCGGGGATAAGATGCTGAAGTGCGGCATGGTAAAGAAGACGATTAAGTAAGGCGAGCAAATCAACTCACTGTCTCAATTGCCATTGAGCAACGTCATCGCGAGGAACGAAGCGATCTTAGCGTTCGAAAACGAATCTTAGACCTAGATTGCCTCAGACTTCGCGCCCCGCGGGGTTCGCAATGACGGATGACAATTCATACCGTTACTCTTGGCAAATCCATTCTATCTACATTCAATTTTACCCTCCTTTTCAATTCCTAAATTAATATTTAGGGTCTACCGTGATCTTGAACCTGTTTTTGCTATATTCGTGGCTTATTGAACCTCGGATTTTAGTCAGCTAATAATTCGCAATTGGGTTCAAAATTTAATAGATTAAATAGCAACATTAATTAATAGATAAGCACATGAAGATTCTTGTTTGTATTACGCATGTTCCAGACACGACTTCCAAAATTGCCTTCACTGATGGCAATACCAAGTTTGATCAGACAGGTGTTCAGTATATCATTGGACCATACGACGATTACGCTTTGGCTAGAGCCGTGGAACTCAAGGAGCAATCTGGAGGAAGTATCACCGTATTGAATGTAGGAGAAGCCGAAACTGAACCTACTTTGAGAAAGGCATTAGCCATCGGCGCTGATGACGCGATTCGCGTAAATGCTTTTCCTAAAGATTCGTTTTTTGTAGCTAATCAAATTGCGAATGCAGCTAAGGAAGGTGGATATGATTTAATACTAATGGGTAGAGAATCGATCGACTTCAACAGTGGCGTAGTACACAGTATGGTGGGCGAATTACTCGGCATGCCTTCCCTATCTCCTGTTATGACCTTAGATATCGAAGGTAGCAAAGCTAAGATGACTAGAGAGATCGAAGGCGGAAAAGAATATTTGGAAGCTGATTTGC
The sequence above is drawn from the Reichenbachiella sp. genome and encodes:
- a CDS encoding glycine zipper domain-containing protein; this translates as MKNLLTLLLILFGLNAFAQSDQNLAKGLGLFVFPAKDQDEATQNNDEYACYKWAMKETGVNPLNPPKVEAEKVETGPDGSAVVGAAGGAAAGAAIGAIAGDTGKGAAIGAVVGGLRGRRARKYGEYKEAEQNQAAAKATEEEMMNNFKKAFTACMTAKGYTVQ
- a CDS encoding DUF3347 domain-containing protein — translated: MRYLSLIIAGLFITACNSNPKSNTEAASEPTEIEEVAADIEETTETPTVKFKSKGIQTIYSAYEKLRDALVATDYETAKAFAKDLSEALKADESTWQQASIADGIMNAGDVEKARAVFSELNNSMESVFEGAIESGEINKCFCPMALDNEGASWFSTTKEIKNPYFGDKMLKCGMVKKTIK
- a CDS encoding electron transfer flavoprotein subunit beta/FixA family protein → MKILVCITHVPDTTSKIAFTDGNTKFDQTGVQYIIGPYDDYALARAVELKEQSGGSITVLNVGEAETEPTLRKALAIGADDAIRVNAFPKDSFFVANQIANAAKEGGYDLILMGRESIDFNSGVVHSMVGELLGMPSLSPVMTLDIEGSKAKMTREIEGGKEYLEADLPLVLGCQEPIAEWKIPNMRGIMTARTKPLNVVEPADDTVRTQLSTYEMPPAKGAVKMIDADNVSELVDLLKNEAKVL